A stretch of DNA from Vulcanisaeta thermophila:
AACCTCTCAAATAGGTTCGCATAGTCACGCCTGATATTTGGTTCATCCTCATTCGCAAATAGCCCCGCCGTGGCGTGGGGTAGGAAGACAAGTACGATACCATTCCTAACACCTGACTCCCTCACCACCCTCTCCACCTGATCCGTTATGTTAACAATGTCCCTCCTCTGCCTCGTCTCTATTACCAACTCCCTACTCACAACATGCATGTACTAACCCAAATTAGGTCTTGGTTTTAAATATTAATTCATCCTTGATGATGTC
This window harbors:
- a CDS encoding secondary thiamine-phosphate synthase enzyme YjbQ, which codes for MHVVSRELVIETRQRRDIVNITDQVERVVRESGVRNGIVLVFLPHATAGLFANEDEPNIRRDYANLFERLVPASGDYHHNMIDNNADAHLLTTLYRQFYVFPVINGRLVRGTWQELFLADFDGPRSRRVVVLVMGE